The DNA region CGAATTTGCCCTCCTTCATGGTGTCTTCCCAGCATTTTTGCCATCGCTGGACTACTGTGTTGCCCTTTTGGGCAGGGAGTGAGCCCGCTGCCTCCTCGCGATGTGGGAATTTCACACTGAGGGGCCAGCCACGCAGGGATTTTTATCGGAGTAAGGCAGTTCTGCAGGGCTTGGGTTAATCTCAGGATAAGGCAATTCTGCAGGGTTTGGGTCAATCTTGGGGTCGTCTATGGGTTCTGGTGGTGCTGAGGGTTCAGGGGAATCAGCTTCTGAAGCTGTGTAATGGCTGACATTCGTGTGACTTCCTTTAATAGCTGCTGTGATTGTCCCTGATGTAGTGAAAAGTCTCTGTCCTACCGCTTGCCAGGTTTCTGATTGAAGGGGTCCATTACAGGGAAAATGTTTAATGTGATTAGACACCCAGTCCAGCAGGGGGCTTAGTTTCACATCAGCCATATTAGCAGATTGCTGATGTAGGAGCTACCGTACCTGGCCCAAGCTCCTGCTTTGTTCCAGGGATATTCCACCTTCCGTATTTGCTTCCACTGGTCTATTCACCGTCCAGGTGAGGTGTGCATGCTTTTATATTCCTGTGTTCCTTCCTGAACTCTTCCCAGATCCTTCCCTGGATCCTTTTCTGGACTCTTCCCGGCTCGTTCCTTGACCTAGTGGGAGTTGCAGCTGGAGCAGACTGCACACCCTGCACCACCTTATAGGTCCCAATTTGGGCCAGCCATTTGTAGCAGTGGGGAACAAAGTGACACAGACTCCCTCATGCAGCTGAAGGAGATCAGTTTATTGTAGAAATCACACCCTTTTTATACCTTTAATCTCTACCTGACATAACTGAAACCAATCCGAGACCTAACAGAATTCAACAGAAAGCAGGCACCCATTGGCTGGCTCAGCTGCCATGCTGCTGTCCATGCATTCTACCATCCAATCAGCTTCCTGCTCATATGCTGTCCATGCGTCCTATCATCCAATCAGCTTCCTTCTCATATGCTGTCCACGTGCTCCCCCAGCCAATCACAATCTCACTCCCAACTGTCATTCACTTAGCGTATTCTGGCTCCTAACTGCCTCTCACCCCTACACCAGCTTCCAGCCgtcctgcctgcagctgtccctgtcccacagggCCTTCTGGGAAGCATAAGCCTTAACCACTTTGATAATTATAGCCCCACATCCTACAGTTGGTAATCCATGTGCATTCTGGAATATAACACATGAAGACGTAGAGATATGTGACTGTCAGCTCTCGAAGGTGTAAATACTGCAGTAGCAGAAGTGTTGCTGTCATCTCCGTGCTTTATGCCTTCTCCCAGCTGAGTAAGTTAATGCTACCAACAGAATTAGGGCCTCTTTGCTTGTAGCTCACTAGTGGCACAGTCATACTTCTCAAAATTAAACTAATGGGCCACGTTGTTATGAGAGATTTTTACTAAACTGAAATTAACTTTTCCATTTATGTTGTTGTATTTAAAGGTGAAATTGAAATTGAGTCTTATTGTCTGAAAACCCTGGCCTATATTTTATTCTAGGAAATTTATTCTATAGATATAGTTATTTTGTTTAGCTCTTAAGTATTGTATATTGTGTCATTTTATACACGtgccttggggttttttccattgtttttggATGAAGATGGTAAATAACAGCAATCTATTGTTAAATTGAAAGGCTGATAGATAATAGAATTAGCAGAATAATGTGAAGGTTTTGTTAGTCATTAGATAGTCAATAGAGTTGTtagttgcttttctttttatactttAACTGTGTTCTGGGAAACAATTCATGCAACTTGACATTGACAATATTGATGTCCATGGGTTGTGCTAGTGGGGTTACTCTCCTACCCAGCAATTTAGGTTCAACAGTTCTGTTCATGATGCATTCTAAATCACTTCTTAGTAAGTGAAATAGGTCTTGATCAAAAGGctgtaattttgtaattttttttttgtttttagcattttgatttttcctgaagaaaaagaaaacaagaaaagatgGACTGGAATGTAAGGCCAGTCCAGAATGCTGATGCAAATACAAACCTGCAAAGTGAAGGAGCATGTTTCACTCCGTTACTTCCTAATGGACATGCCTTTCCTCAGACAAATGCCAACCCCTCTAAAAATGCATGCACTCATGCTCAAAATAACCAAATAGTGTATATGCCAACTGTCAATGTTGCCTTCCCTGCTGTAAATGCTGAAGGATTTAAAACTTCAGATCAAACCTCACCAGGAGCATCTGTAACTGGTAATAATTTTTTCATGTCAAAATACTCAGTTAAAAGACATCAACAAATGTACGTAACAGGTCTAAAACCTCCCATTCAGAATTCACCTTTGCGGCCAGAGATGACACCAACTTCTTGGCCAGTCTCTAATCCCTACAATTATCCCTGCAGAAATGTACCCCCCCTGTCCTCTCAAATGAACACGGGAAATAATGTAAGGAACGTACTTGGAGAGCCTCAGTACACCAATACCAGCGCTTACACCATGCAACCGGAAATGCTGCAGCATAATTCCCTGAGACTTGGAACACTACATCAAGGTGGCATTCATCCCCAGAATAATTCTTTTCCTCTTGGTACTTCCGGGCAACATGTCCAACCCCAAATATTTAATTCCAATAATCAGTGTAAAGTTTTGTATTCAGTGAATCAAAATACTGGGACAAATGTACAGATGCCACAATTTCAGCATAGTCAGACAGCACCTGCTCTAGGAGCAGAAGCTCCTAGAGGATGTTCTGCACCGTCTTTGTTGTCTGCGAACTGTGTTTCAAGACCTGCTGCACAATCTTCAATGGGTGTACCacaggaaatgcaaaatgtaCCTAATGGATACAACATTAACCAGCAGAGGTGCTCACTGGATCCAAAAAATGCTCCTGGGTATAACAGTATTCAGCAACACTGTCAGCCGCAGCAATCTGGAGAAGTCAGTCAATCCGTCAGGAATGTCTGTAATCCAAGTGGAAGTGTGACAGAAAATCGGTCTTTTAGTGAAAGTTCTGTGTCATCTCCTGGCATTCCCAAAGAACTGCTTGATGTTGTGAAAGAAATAGAAGCTCTTTCTTCAAAGCCACTGAGTGATCCTGCTTCAGTTCCAGAGAGTCAGACTAGTAGTTTGATGAATGGGCCTGTTAATGCTCAGATTTCTTCAGCGGCAGCAACACATGGAGTAGGAATTACAAAGGAGAGACTAGCCTGGGAGgctgaaaagctgaaatgtcttaaaaaaaGGGTTGTCCTGCTTGAAACAGTtcataattataaaaaaaaaatctatcatgaaaaaaatgctcttcctcttcctcctagTTATCCATGTTCTCCTTCTAATTGTCTTCCATGTGTACCCAAACAAAATGTACAGCCTTCCCCATCTGAAGCAGTGAGGACAGAGAGGCCCACACTCATGGTTTCACGTGAagaaagaaatgacaaaaaCCTTGCCAGTGCTGATAACAGAAGATTGGAGGTGGCTCAAAGTAACCCTCAGGTGAAGCAGGGAAGTCTTTCATCAAGCTTCACTCCTATTCCCTCTCAGAGCAAAGTCCCAGCTCAATTTAATAATCCTGAGAGCACTGTGGAACAAAGAGATGTGCACGCCTTGGCCTCTTCTCAAGGAACTGTGACTTCCTCAAACAATGCTTCGTGTTTTACTCAAGCAGGGAGCTCTGTCAAGACTGCATCAAAGACTCTGCAAATTGGCCCCGAGAACTCATCATTTCTTCAGTTTGTATTGAGCAGCACAAATGTGCTGAAAGAGAAGACAGCTGGTGCTACCGCTGATAAAATACTGACGAATCTCCTGTGTAGTGAAAAACCACTGCTCGATACATCTGTCTCAGGTGGAAGCTTGTTAAAAGACACTAGTGAGAAGAACGTAGAAAGTCTGAAAGGTGAGCAGGCATCTGTGGCTCACACAAAGTCTCCTGCATCAGAAACATCTGCATCTGGTGATGCTCAATTGCAGACTGAGATAGCTCAGCAAAAAACGCCGTTTACTGAAAATGCATCCTGTAGCCAGAGCAATTGTAGTTACTCTATGGAAGAGCTGGTTGCATGCCTGCGCTTGTGGGGGAAGTATCCACCAGAATCTGTAAGTGTGGAAAATAAACAGTCAAATGAAAGCCCCACAGCAAATCAGGTTTCTCCCTCcaatcaaaacacaaaaaagggagaaaaaaaagatgttctGGCTAGCATGGATGAGGCTGTTTTGCCCATAACAACTACCTCTGTGGGACAAAAACTTGATACACTGACTCCCAATTTGATAAAAAATTTTGAACCTCAAGTTGCAGTTGTCTCTCCTTTAGTACTTTGTGaacaaaaaacattaaatgaGCAGGCAGGCAAGATCCCAACACCTGAAGGTAAAACCTATCCAGCGATCAACTTGGGGAGCACATGTAGCTTGcaagaagagggggaaaatggtTTAAGTGTGGCAAATACTGCCAAAGGAACAATAGAAAATGCTTGGTCATCACCCAGTGATTGTGTTCTGGAACAAAAAGTAGACTCAGATTTGCAACAGATCAAAGTAGGTGATGAAACCCAAAGGAAAGTTAGTCAATCTGCACAAGATGCAAGAAGAAATCTGCAGCTTGGATTACAAAACAAGGCTCCTCTTCCTGAATCAGGCATAAATTTTTGTAGTCAAATCTCTCAAGAAGGTACAAGAGACCATGAAGACAAGCAAGGTGTGTTAGAGGCAGGAGATACAtccacagctgtgctggaaaatgaCATGTTTTGTATTTCTAGTGTATGCTCTCTTGTTGAAGGTGATAAATTTTATAACCCACAAATAGCAGGCATGTTCAAGTCAATTTATGAGACACAGGCATCAGAAGGAAATGTGTCTGGTGCAAGGCAAAAGGAACAACATCCGGAATTGAATAAAATTGAGCTGAGCAATAACATTGCCCAAAGAGAGAGCTTGCTGCTAAAGATGTTGGAAGAATCATCAAGTCATTTGGAGAAGGAAAGCGGTGGCAATCCTCTTAAAGCAGTTTCTACCTCTGAACAAAACATGTCATTCAAGGCATCTTTCAAGCATCCTGAAAATTCCTTAGAAAGTCTTGCTAATATAAATCAGATGTTAGCTCAAAATTCACTGGATTCCTCTAGCAGCGTAACTGCTAAAACAAATGCACCTGCTGTTCCAGGAGGCCACAGTAAACAAAATTCCATGCCCAGTAAAAATAGCACGGAAAAGGATGTGAACTTTTTTGGAGCAAAACCTAGTAAATATCTAAAAGATCAGCTGCTTGCTCTAATGAAAGAGTTTCCATATGGCATTGAAGGTGCTGATATGCTAACAAAAGAAGCAGCACAAAATCGTTCAGTGGCTGAAGGGACAGAGAATCAGTCTCAAAAAGAGGTTAAAATTTGTGACAAGAATTCTCATTTGAAGGACCCAGTAAATCAGACTAAAATTGTAGCGTTAAGATCTGATCAGGTTCAAGAACTGTCTCCTGGGCACAACCAGTGTCCCTCTAGTGACAGCAAGAGAGAAGTGAGTCAACAGTTAGAAAAGGCTTCAGCTGACAAGGACAACCTTGAAGGCAGTATCCAGCCTAGTCAGGATCTatgtgagaaggaaaaaaccccacaagaaaCTTCTAACCCCAGTGAAAAAAGTGAAGATCGCTCCTTAATGGGTGGTGTATCTGTAGCTTATAAAACACCACATTGTCCCTCTCAATTAGAAACATCTGGTTCAGAGAAAAAGGATTGTCAGctttcaaaagctgaaaatactgactctgcagagacagaagaaaacaacCGTCAATCTGATAccttgaaaaaggaaaaccGTGCAGTGGGAGACCTGacaatttctgaaaaaatcccagacagtattagcaaaaataaagatatttgcAAATACACTTCTGAAATTAACAAAAAACCTATGTTGAAGGTGGATAATGAATGCAAACTGCCTAccacacagcaggaaaaaactgGACCAGTTAATTCCTTTGAAAACCTGGATGCTGATAAATACATAAGCAGCAGTTCGAAGGAACATCTGCAAATTGACAAAGGAACCCAAGTGTCAagtaaagaatttaattttttcaaaaaagagCACCAGACAGCCTCCCAGGAGTTACCAGAAAAAACTGATCATACATATGCAGACACCATGGCAAAGTTGTCCATAAAGAAGGAGAGAGTTTTCAAAACTGAGTCCCTTTCAAAAGATACAACCAAATCCGGTTTGACCATGAAATCCAAAACAGACATTCACCAATCTGTGAAGTCAGAAACTGTTGAAATTAAGCACTCTGAAGTCAGTCAAGggcaaaaaattaaaacttgtgAAGAGAACTCAGCTGAAGAACAAAACTGTAAGGAACAAAAGGAGGTGCTTAGGCAAGACGTAGGAATTAGTGTCAAAGAGCAAGTGAAATTaccagcagaaataaaacataaaaaattgaGTAGTTACCGAGCTGATGCTGTAAAATTCTCAGATAGTAGCACTGTAGGCTTCAAATCAAGACACACAAAATATTCTCAGCATAAATCTGTGAAAGTTCATCCTTTGCAGGAGCAGCCATACAAACGGAAGTTGAAGGAAAATATGGTTGGGAAGAGAGAATTTAAGAAAGCAAAGCTGGAAGAGGAAAGACTGAAACAATCCGAAGGGAAGAGTTCTAAGCAGCTTGCACATAATTGCTTGCTAAATGCTGACAAAGTTAAAAAACTGAATGGAGAAAATGGTTGGAAACCAAGGAGTTCCTTAGCAGATTGCTCTGTGCTtaaactgcagagaaaaagggCTCGATCTTCTAGCATGTCTAAAAACTTCTTTTCTAGCAAAGAAAGACATCTTGACGGTCAAAACAGAGACAAGTGCTCTGAGAAAATGTTTCCTGATAAAAATCTTCTATAcctaaacagaagaaataacaGACTAAAGCTGCATCTTCAAAAGGAACCCAAGAAACACTACCTGAACAGAGTGGCATTTAAACGTACAGCACAGGAGCGCATCTATCTGACAAAATTAGAGACATCACCTGTCAGACCTGTCTGGCATAGAACCACCAAAGTGTCACAAAGCAGCGACTCAAAAAAAGATGTGTCTGTCTCGACAGTTGAGAAATCATGCAAACAGGAAGTCCTTGAGTTCAAGCTGTGTCCAGAGATACTGTTCAGAAATCCAGCCCCTGGTGAAGAAAGCTTAGCTGCAAAAACTTCTCCAGAAAGAGATAAAGTCGTTGTAGAAGGTATGATGGTCTCTTAAATATTCATTTGTAAGTAATAACTatgtattcatttttaaatttgtgttgCACAAAGCTGCAGACAGTGAAAACATGGGACTGTAGAGGCTGAAGGCTGAGATATCCTAACTTGCTCTCTGACAGACCACAGCTGTgtcttcagctgaaaaagaacATGGGagttttccttccattttctgtAAGTCTTAGAGAATGAAATTGGAATACTTTAGAGCATGTCAGTTTCAAGTAACTTTGGGAGAAGTCATTCTGCAGTACTTGTAGAAGTTAGCTTGATATGGTTGTAGAAAGTAGATTCCCTTGGCATAGTTACCAAAGGTGATCTGATCTGTATTCACTGTTCACCTGGTTGTGCATAATCTGGCTGGTCAGAGGAGGGAGAGATCTTCTGTGACACTGAGGAATAGAGTGGGCTTAGGCCAGACATACCCTGCCCATAGTCCCCATAATCTTTGCCATCTTTGCTTTAAACatccattttcccttcttccctaCCGCGTTTTTCAACATTTTACATGGTGCATTCTGAAGCATATTATGTCaaatgttgtattttatttttcttaagctGCATATATCAGCCCTTGGAGTCATTTTCATACCCAAAGGAAATTTCCTTTTGAGCGCGCTAGTATATGTGTTAGAATTTAATGCTGAATAGAGGCCAAAACTTGTGATAAAGGAAcctcagaaacatttttttaaaatttctttttaggtGTCAAGAGTAAAAAAGAAGATTGGTTAAAATGTGAACCAGTGAAGCAAAAGAAACTGGAAGAGGTCTCTACAGGTGAAATGACTTCTGAATGTCCCATTTGAAGTACAAGTTAAATCTTCTTTGCTTGGTTTTAGATGTTCCTTTACAGTAGTAAACtttaataaagcattttaaattattatttactcATTCTCCTGATTAAATGGATACGACAGAATAGACTTAGAAGTCTCAAAGATTTGTGTatctttttattgctttatgaATATGTTGGAAATGTTGAAATTTTCCTGTGCCATTAACTTGGATGTAGCACTAGTAACAGcatttaaatacagttttaaattgTATATAAAGACTCtttcatgctttaaaatatagaaaGTGATGTAGCAGAATCTAGTGCAAAAacagaaagtgattttttaaataaatctggCTTTCACAGTACGTTGCTGCTGTCCACACATAACACCTGTGCTCACAAGTTCCAGGACCTGTGTGTCCCAATAGTCTGGACAAGATAATCTGTATGACACCCAGAGGAAAAGTGGGGCCACTATTACATCTTCCTCATTTCTCTTGAATGGAAAATTGCTTTTTGGATGGTCTTTTATACCCTCTAGGAATCAACTGTCACAACAGTGGCAACTGTCATCTCAGGATCTTGTTTGTTCCATCCTTTGTGAATCTTGGGTGAGGTTGCTCCCAGCTGTCcttgtttctttgctttagGTACCTCTCTAGctctagttttgtttttctagtgGTCtaacaggaaacaaaatgcaTTCTGTAGCCTTGTTGCTATCTGCTTCTTAGCTTTAGAACAGAGGGCTTGCATGCTGATACTTGTGGTGTTGCAATTAACATAGTTTGCAACCTTTGCATCTTTTGTTGCTGTTGCCTGTGTCCTTGGGCTTTGGTCTGCCATCATTTTAGCTCTTCCTCttgcttcttctcttcctttcacaAATGCATGTTTTCTGTCGTACCTTTCTTAATACTCTCCAGAAatctctcctgtgaagacacCCAAATAGCCAATTTGTGCTTAAAGATGCATTGGAGATTGTTTTAAATCTGGAGTGCCTGGTGCTTTAGGAAGGAAGTTTGTGGCATCCTTTTTGACACTGGAAGGTCTTAGGTGCCACATGCATAAGGAGTAGAGTCCTTTGAGACTCTTGCTTTAACATGCTTGTCCTGTCTTGCAGCTGAGGACAGTATTCCCCTTGATACAGCTATACAGATCCTGGAAGGAGATGGAGAGACTCTTCACATTCCTGTCAAAGACTCAAAAGAGATGTTTCAGACCTACAGGAAAAtgtatctggaaaaaaagatgcaaaagtCTTGATAGCACTCCTGTATCAAAGGtcttactgagaaaaaaaatgccaacactaaagatgaatttttttctgtttacttcATGTTGCTTAATAATTGTAAAAGCCCACAGTTTTATGGTGGGTGttaaaaaattccttccctttttcctcatATTTGTGAATAATTACCAtcttattctgtatttattgtCCAAATATCCTTTGGTGCTGTAAATGCTGATTTAAACGTATTGTTTCTTTTGGCATTtttgattctattttttttttttaagatagagTAGCTCATTGAATCTTGaccaaaaaataacaaactCATTTAAACTGTCATagcctgttttctttcctgattcTCAAAAACTTCTACTTATTATACTTTCCATTGCTGGCAGTGGGAAAATACTTCTGCTCCTAAGGGACTGCAGTGGATTCCCAAGCATTACGATTCTGTTTCCCACTCAGAGTAGTCTGATGGTTTTGCTTCTTAAAAAGGCTTTCTGTTTTTgtagaaacttttttttcctaagctggGAATAGAAATATAAACCCCTCAATGCAAGCATACAGATCAGGGGCATTTATGAAGTATTTATGCTGCTACCCAGTTTTGTTACATTTGTTTTTGTGGAGCTTGTATGGACTGAACTCTGAGTTCTTAGTTTGAACACAGTGTTGCAGACCGTTAGTTTACTGAAGACTTCTCTTGcttgtctttctctctttctttgcaCTTTTATTGTTGAAGTGCAGGGAGTTCGAATTCACTCTTGTCTGGATTATGTTGTTGAGTTCAGCTAGACTGtaatataatttctttgtttataaAGTGTTAGATAATGTTTGCTTACACATTCACTGTGACATAACAGTTGTATTTGTCATTGGCTATCTTTTGTTTAAGTGCCTTTTCACTGttattcaaaattttaaatcaaatcaTATTTTTACAGAGATTTGGTACTTGATTCTATCTTACTAAACCTTTTCGCTGAACAAAAAACCTGTAGATACTTTACTGAACAATTTTTATACTTGAAATAAACTTTTGAGGACTAcatcttgtcttttttttttgttttaaaaatatgaagttgTGCTTATTGCAGTTAGTTAAATAGGCATTGAAGATATTCCTGTAAGGGAAATGCAGCTTTAAAATAAGTGATGGATCTTCCTTGTTAAAAGGAGGTAGTTGCAAGTTTATtagtttctttctctctctggaTGCCAAACTATTAGTCTGTGAGGAATGTTGCCACTGGAGGATTTTGTAATAATGTTGTCAACTCtgaaaaggtttttcattttcttgagaGTTTAGTTACATGTATTATACTGCCCTCATGAAGGAAGATTTATTGCAGCCTTAAGTGTACCCAGTACAAGCAACACAGAATTCCTGTCAGGAATTAATTCTGAGTTTTGTTCTGCATACTGATACATGAAGCTGACATAAATGCTTGAGTGAATTCTTTTCAGTAGGAAATTATTCAACCCATTGACCCATGATGTTTATGTTCTAAATATTTGGAGAGGTCTTCTCACTGATCTTGTGCATCCAATAAGCAAGAATGCCAGTTTTGAGTCCCAGTGGAGGCAGCTGTGTCTTCTTCCTCCCTTATACCAAGAAGTAGATCTCTGTGACAATGTTTACATGGTGATTTGTGCCTACACTGATTTGGTATGGCTGGGATCTTTGGGATAGACTTTTTGCTGATACTGGAATCTCTTTGGTAAATTGCTGTGGTTCATAAGTTGGCCACTATCCATTCAGacagctgctggaaggaaaacaTCTGTAAGGAGCAGTGTTAGGGCTGCAAGGAGTACCTACAGAGAAAAGCCTGGAGACCATCTGCTCCACAGAATGAGCACTGTGGATCTGTGCATAAATGTCACATGTAAACACCAGACCTTATAGTGGTCATGCTGGCTTGACAGACAGATACAGAACAGATACAACGGTCTCTAGCACTGCCTGTTTCACCTGTGGGCATCTCCAGCAACTACAAGATAAATGGGCAGTCACAGGAGCCAACAAGAAAAGCTTTCCATATGCTGCATCTCAGCGTTTCTGCTCTTCATCTCATGCAGCTATGGTTGAACCTGTTCTGATGTGCAAGTACATCCAATGCAAATTTCACCCCTGACAAGACCTTATGTTTAACAGCTGCAGACAAGATGCATGAGTCACTAAACCTTAAATTTTGAAACGTTATgataaaaatatactttttataGAAAGAGTATGGGAAAGAGAGCACAGGACAAAATTGACATGTTTATTATTTGGAGGTGGCTATTCAATAGACACGGTAAGTTCTTAGGGTTTAATGGCTCTGTAAACTTCACTGATTTTGTGGACTTGCACTCATTTAGTACTGTGATGATAAGTTTCCATACACAGTGTAAAGAAAGGCTCTCAGGGATTAGAAAGTGCAGTAAGATGAGTagccccactgctgcctgtgagGGAGGCACTCTTCTGGGTTAGTGCAAGGGGCTTTCAGCTGTTCTGTACTCCTGGGAGGCTTTGTGGCAAGGGAGGTAAGAAACTGCAGAAAGCTGTTCCACAGTGTTTTCATGAAAGCCTCACTCACTCCATTGTTCTGTGTGTTGGGAACAGGAGAAGGGCCAAATGCATAGTTAATGAGGACTAGACATGGAAACCTGCAGGTGCTGTTTTCTATATGGAGCTGGTCAGAGGTCTTCCTGGGATTCCAGCAGAAGAAATCCCTGTTGTCTTTTTGtagccctgctctgcccattGCCTCAATGAAAGAACTGAGTGTATTGCACCCTGCAGTGATTGCAAGAGGGGGAGAAGAGGTGCCTGGGGTGATGGAGTGAAGCTCGGctggaatgggggaa from Vidua chalybeata isolate OUT-0048 chromosome 5, bVidCha1 merged haplotype, whole genome shotgun sequence includes:
- the RESF1 gene encoding retroelement silencing factor 1 isoform X2, giving the protein MDWNVRPVQNADANTNLQSEGACFTPLLPNGHAFPQTNANPSKNACTHAQNNQIVYMPTVNVAFPAVNAEGFKTSDQTSPGASVTGNNFFMSKYSVKRHQQMYVTGLKPPIQNSPLRPEMTPTSWPVSNPYNYPCRNVPPLSSQMNTGNNVRNVLGEPQYTNTSAYTMQPEMLQHNSLRLGTLHQGGIHPQNNSFPLGTSGQHVQPQIFNSNNQCKVLYSVNQNTGTNVQMPQFQHSQTAPALGAEAPRGCSAPSLLSANCVSRPAAQSSMGVPQEMQNVPNGYNINQQRCSLDPKNAPGYNSIQQHCQPQQSGEVSQSVRNVCNPSGSVTENRSFSESSVSSPGIPKELLDVVKEIEALSSKPLSDPASVPESQTSSLMNGPVNAQISSAAATHGVGITKERLAWEAEKLKCLKKRVVLLETVHNYKKKIYHEKNALPLPPSYPCSPSNCLPCVPKQNVQPSPSEAVRTERPTLMVSREERNDKNLASADNRRLEVAQSNPQVKQGSLSSSFTPIPSQSKVPAQFNNPESTVEQRDVHALASSQGTVTSSNNASCFTQAGSSVKTASKTLQIGPENSSFLQFVLSSTNVLKEKTAGATADKILTNLLCSEKPLLDTSVSGGSLLKDTSEKNVESLKGEQASVAHTKSPASETSASGDAQLQTEIAQQKTPFTENASCSQSNCSYSMEELVACLRLWGKYPPESVSVENKQSNESPTANQVSPSNQNTKKGEKKDVLASMDEAVLPITTTSVGQKLDTLTPNLIKNFEPQVAVVSPLVLCEQKTLNEQAGKIPTPEGKTYPAINLGSTCSLQEEGENGLSVANTAKGTIENAWSSPSDCVLEQKVDSDLQQIKVGDETQRKVSQSAQDARRNLQLGLQNKAPLPESGINFCSQISQEGTRDHEDKQGVLEAGDTSTAVLENDMFCISSVCSLVEGDKFYNPQIAGMFKSIYETQASEGNVSGARQKEQHPELNKIELSNNIAQRESLLLKMLEESSSHLEKESGGNPLKAVSTSEQNMSFKASFKHPENSLESLANINQMLAQNSLDSSSSVTAKTNAPAVPGGHSKQNSMPSKNSTEKDVNFFGAKPSKYLKDQLLALMKEFPYGIEGADMLTKEAAQNRSVAEGTENQSQKEVKICDKNSHLKDPVNQTKIVALRSDQVQELSPGHNQCPSSDSKREVSQQLEKASADKDNLEGSIQPSQDLCEKEKTPQETSNPSEKSEDRSLMGGVSVAYKTPHCPSQLETSGSEKKDCQLSKAENTDSAETEENNRQSDTLKKENRAVGDLTISEKIPDSISKNKDICKYTSEINKKPMLKVDNECKLPTTQQEKTGPVNSFENLDADKYISSSSKEHLQIDKGTQVSSKEFNFFKKEHQTASQELPEKTDHTYADTMAKLSIKKERVFKTESLSKDTTKSGLTMKSKTDIHQSVKSETVEIKHSEVSQGQKIKTCEENSAEEQNCKEQKEVLRQDVGISVKEQVKLPAEIKHKKLSSYRADAVKFSDSSTVGFKSRHTKYSQHKSVKVHPLQEQPYKRKLKENMVGKREFKKAKLEEERLKQSEGKSSKQLAHNCLLNADKVKKLNGENGWKPRSSLADCSVLKLQRKRARSSSMSKNFFSSKERHLDGQNRDKCSEKMFPDKNLLYLNRRNNRLKLHLQKEPKKHYLNRVAFKRTAQERIYLTKLETSPVRPVWHRTTKVSQSSDSKKDVSVSTVEKSCKQEVLEFKLCPEILFRNPAPGEESLAAKTSPERDKVVVEGVKSKKEDWLKCEPVKQKKLEEVSTVRCCCPHITPVLTSSRTCVSQ
- the RESF1 gene encoding retroelement silencing factor 1 isoform X1, whose translation is MDWNVRPVQNADANTNLQSEGACFTPLLPNGHAFPQTNANPSKNACTHAQNNQIVYMPTVNVAFPAVNAEGFKTSDQTSPGASVTGNNFFMSKYSVKRHQQMYVTGLKPPIQNSPLRPEMTPTSWPVSNPYNYPCRNVPPLSSQMNTGNNVRNVLGEPQYTNTSAYTMQPEMLQHNSLRLGTLHQGGIHPQNNSFPLGTSGQHVQPQIFNSNNQCKVLYSVNQNTGTNVQMPQFQHSQTAPALGAEAPRGCSAPSLLSANCVSRPAAQSSMGVPQEMQNVPNGYNINQQRCSLDPKNAPGYNSIQQHCQPQQSGEVSQSVRNVCNPSGSVTENRSFSESSVSSPGIPKELLDVVKEIEALSSKPLSDPASVPESQTSSLMNGPVNAQISSAAATHGVGITKERLAWEAEKLKCLKKRVVLLETVHNYKKKIYHEKNALPLPPSYPCSPSNCLPCVPKQNVQPSPSEAVRTERPTLMVSREERNDKNLASADNRRLEVAQSNPQVKQGSLSSSFTPIPSQSKVPAQFNNPESTVEQRDVHALASSQGTVTSSNNASCFTQAGSSVKTASKTLQIGPENSSFLQFVLSSTNVLKEKTAGATADKILTNLLCSEKPLLDTSVSGGSLLKDTSEKNVESLKGEQASVAHTKSPASETSASGDAQLQTEIAQQKTPFTENASCSQSNCSYSMEELVACLRLWGKYPPESVSVENKQSNESPTANQVSPSNQNTKKGEKKDVLASMDEAVLPITTTSVGQKLDTLTPNLIKNFEPQVAVVSPLVLCEQKTLNEQAGKIPTPEGKTYPAINLGSTCSLQEEGENGLSVANTAKGTIENAWSSPSDCVLEQKVDSDLQQIKVGDETQRKVSQSAQDARRNLQLGLQNKAPLPESGINFCSQISQEGTRDHEDKQGVLEAGDTSTAVLENDMFCISSVCSLVEGDKFYNPQIAGMFKSIYETQASEGNVSGARQKEQHPELNKIELSNNIAQRESLLLKMLEESSSHLEKESGGNPLKAVSTSEQNMSFKASFKHPENSLESLANINQMLAQNSLDSSSSVTAKTNAPAVPGGHSKQNSMPSKNSTEKDVNFFGAKPSKYLKDQLLALMKEFPYGIEGADMLTKEAAQNRSVAEGTENQSQKEVKICDKNSHLKDPVNQTKIVALRSDQVQELSPGHNQCPSSDSKREVSQQLEKASADKDNLEGSIQPSQDLCEKEKTPQETSNPSEKSEDRSLMGGVSVAYKTPHCPSQLETSGSEKKDCQLSKAENTDSAETEENNRQSDTLKKENRAVGDLTISEKIPDSISKNKDICKYTSEINKKPMLKVDNECKLPTTQQEKTGPVNSFENLDADKYISSSSKEHLQIDKGTQVSSKEFNFFKKEHQTASQELPEKTDHTYADTMAKLSIKKERVFKTESLSKDTTKSGLTMKSKTDIHQSVKSETVEIKHSEVSQGQKIKTCEENSAEEQNCKEQKEVLRQDVGISVKEQVKLPAEIKHKKLSSYRADAVKFSDSSTVGFKSRHTKYSQHKSVKVHPLQEQPYKRKLKENMVGKREFKKAKLEEERLKQSEGKSSKQLAHNCLLNADKVKKLNGENGWKPRSSLADCSVLKLQRKRARSSSMSKNFFSSKERHLDGQNRDKCSEKMFPDKNLLYLNRRNNRLKLHLQKEPKKHYLNRVAFKRTAQERIYLTKLETSPVRPVWHRTTKVSQSSDSKKDVSVSTVEKSCKQEVLEFKLCPEILFRNPAPGEESLAAKTSPERDKVVVEGVKSKKEDWLKCEPVKQKKLEEVSTAEDSIPLDTAIQILEGDGETLHIPVKDSKEMFQTYRKMYLEKKMQKS